One stretch of Equus przewalskii isolate Varuska chromosome 9, EquPr2, whole genome shotgun sequence DNA includes these proteins:
- the LOC103545590 gene encoding CD177 antigen-like isoform X1, with product MNPALLLALLGIALMLPRVQALTCQLGTGEAVMNVSDMPLHWTVTNQQVCEDGWGCQDTLLLTENGPHVNLVVSKGCTPEADHEARVTQHRAGPGLSIVSYTHVCRNEDLCNNVPNTLPLWDSLPPTVPGSVRCPVCLSTEGCASATELTCPAGDTHCYNGILLIRGGGIFTNLRVQGCTSQAGCNLLNNIEKIGALTVREYCIHEDPASSNQAVLTCQRGVMVKLQTNSAQTPVEWTARGSQTCEAGEMCQETLLLVDVGHRSLIVGSKGCSKIRTHESPTVTVHSGPPGMLVASYARFCSSSGCNRADSSSVLLDAIPRPAPPVPGDLQCPACVELFGSCSENSDIVTCPKGTIRCYRGSINLRGGGLSSSLDLQGCMAQPSRYLLNHSHNIGVFSVIENLSTRLQDKKDSFITE from the exons ATGAACCCTGCCCTGCTGCTGGCCCTCCTGGGCATCGCCCTCATGCTGCCCC GAGTGCAGGCCCTGACCTGTCAGTTAGGGACAGGTGAGGCTGTGATGAATGTATCGGACATGCCCCTCCACTGGACGGTGACGAATCAGCAAGTCTGTGAGGATGGCTGGGGTTGCCAAGACACGCTGCTGCTCACTGAGAATG GACCCCATGTGAACCTGGTGGTCAGCAAGGGCTGCACCCCGGAGGCAGATCACGAGGCCCGTGtcacccagcacagggcaggcCCCGGCCTCTCCATCGTCTCCTACACCCACGTGTGCCGCAACGAGGACTTATGCAACAATGTCCCCAACACCCTCCCTCTCTGGGACTCATTGCCCCCAACAG TCCCGGGGTCCGTGCGGTGCCCAGTCTGCTTGTCCACAGAAGGCTGTGCATCTGCAACAGAGCTGACCTGCCCTGCTGGGGACACACATTGCTACAACGGGATCCTCCTGATCAGGGGAG GGGGCATCTTCACCAATCTGAGAGTGCAGGGGTGCACGTCTCAAGCAGGCTGCAACCTGCTTAATAACATTGAAAAAATTGGGGCCCTGACTGTGCGTGAGTACTGCATCCATGAAG ACCCTGCTTCATCCAACCAAGCTGTCCTGACCTGTCAACGGGGAGTCATGGTGAAGTTGCAGACAAACTCGGCTCAGACACCCGTCGAATGGACCGCGAGAGGGTCCCAGACGTGTGAGGCTGGAGAGATGTGTCAGGAGACGCTTCTGTTGGTAGACGTAG GACACAGATCACTCATAGTGGGGAGCAAGGGCTGCAGCAAGATCAGGACACATGAATCCCCGACTGTCACCGTCCACTCGGGGCCCCCCGGAATGCTCGTCGCCTCCTACGCCCGGTTCTGCTCCTCCAGCGGGTGCAACAGGGCCGACAGCAGCAGTGTCCTGTTGGACGCCATCCCCCGTCCAG ctCCCCCTGTCCCCGGAGACCTGCAGTGTCCTGCCTGTGTTGAGTTGTTTGGATCCTGCTCAGAGAACTCTGATATTGTTACCTGCCCCAAGGGCACCATTCGTTGTTACCGTGGTTCCATAAATCTCAGGGGAG GTGGGCTGTCCTCCTCATTGGACCTGCAGGGCTGCATGGCCCAACCTTCCAGATATCTGTTGAACCATAGCCACAATATTGGGGTCTTCTCCGTGATCGAAAACCTCTCCACACGGCTACAAGacaaaaaagacagttttattacTGAATGa
- the LOC103545590 gene encoding CD177 antigen-like isoform X2 has protein sequence MNPALLLALLGIALMLPRVQALTCQLGTGEAVMNVSDMPLHWTVTNQQVCEDGWGCQDTLLLTENGPHVNLVVSKGCTPEADHEARVTQHRAGPGLSIVSYTHVCRNEDLCNNVPNTLPLWDSLPPTVPGSVRCPVCLSTEGCASATELTCPAGDTHCYNGILLIRGGGIFTNLRVQGCTSQAGCNLLNNIEKIGALTVREYCIHEDPASSNQAVLTCQRGVMVKLQTNSAQTPVEWTARGSQTCEAGEMCQETLLLVDVAPPVPGDLQCPACVELFGSCSENSDIVTCPKGTIRCYRGSINLRGGGLSSSLDLQGCMAQPSRYLLNHSHNIGVFSVIENLSTRLQDKKDSFITE, from the exons ATGAACCCTGCCCTGCTGCTGGCCCTCCTGGGCATCGCCCTCATGCTGCCCC GAGTGCAGGCCCTGACCTGTCAGTTAGGGACAGGTGAGGCTGTGATGAATGTATCGGACATGCCCCTCCACTGGACGGTGACGAATCAGCAAGTCTGTGAGGATGGCTGGGGTTGCCAAGACACGCTGCTGCTCACTGAGAATG GACCCCATGTGAACCTGGTGGTCAGCAAGGGCTGCACCCCGGAGGCAGATCACGAGGCCCGTGtcacccagcacagggcaggcCCCGGCCTCTCCATCGTCTCCTACACCCACGTGTGCCGCAACGAGGACTTATGCAACAATGTCCCCAACACCCTCCCTCTCTGGGACTCATTGCCCCCAACAG TCCCGGGGTCCGTGCGGTGCCCAGTCTGCTTGTCCACAGAAGGCTGTGCATCTGCAACAGAGCTGACCTGCCCTGCTGGGGACACACATTGCTACAACGGGATCCTCCTGATCAGGGGAG GGGGCATCTTCACCAATCTGAGAGTGCAGGGGTGCACGTCTCAAGCAGGCTGCAACCTGCTTAATAACATTGAAAAAATTGGGGCCCTGACTGTGCGTGAGTACTGCATCCATGAAG ACCCTGCTTCATCCAACCAAGCTGTCCTGACCTGTCAACGGGGAGTCATGGTGAAGTTGCAGACAAACTCGGCTCAGACACCCGTCGAATGGACCGCGAGAGGGTCCCAGACGTGTGAGGCTGGAGAGATGTGTCAGGAGACGCTTCTGTTGGTAGACGTAG ctCCCCCTGTCCCCGGAGACCTGCAGTGTCCTGCCTGTGTTGAGTTGTTTGGATCCTGCTCAGAGAACTCTGATATTGTTACCTGCCCCAAGGGCACCATTCGTTGTTACCGTGGTTCCATAAATCTCAGGGGAG GTGGGCTGTCCTCCTCATTGGACCTGCAGGGCTGCATGGCCCAACCTTCCAGATATCTGTTGAACCATAGCCACAATATTGGGGTCTTCTCCGTGATCGAAAACCTCTCCACACGGCTACAAGacaaaaaagacagttttattacTGAATGa